The sequence CTTGCCCGGGGAGACGTCCACGGCCACGATCGGACCCGCCCCGGCGATCCGCGCCGCCTGGAGGGTGGCCAGGCCCACGCCGCCGACGCCGAGGACCACCACCGACTCCCCCGCCCGGACCCGTGCGCTGTGGTGCACGGCGCCCCAGCCGGTGAGCACCGCGCAGCCCAGCAGCGCGGCGTCGGCCAGCGGTACGCCGTCCGGCAGCGGCAGGGCGGCGGCCGCGGGCACCACCGTCTCCTCGGCGAACGCGGCCGTGCCCAGGCCGGGGTAGAGCGCGCTGCCGTCGGCGGCGAGGGTGGCGTACGGGGACTCCGCGCCGCGGGCGGCGTGGGCGCACAGCCAGGGTTCGGACAGCCCGCAGAAGTGGCAACTGCCGCAGGAGGGTGCCCAGTTGAGGATGACCCGGTCGCCGGGTGCGACCGTGGTCACGTCCGGGCCGACGGCGGTGACGGTGCCCGCGCCCTCGTGGCCGAGGACGGCCGGGGCGGGCTGGCGCAGGGTGCCGTTGGACAGGGACAGATCGGAGTGGCAGACGCCCGCGGCCGCGAGGCGGATACGGACCTGGCCGGGGCCCGGCTCGGGCAGGTCGATCTCGGCGACCCGGAGCGGGGCGTTGACGGCGGGCAGTACGGCGGCGCGGACGGCCACGGATTCTCCTCGGTACGGCGGCGAACAGGGCGGAGCGGGGGCCTTGAGAGCTGGGCGCGGGCCTGTCAGAACTGGAGCGACTTGGTCTGGAGGTACTCGGTCAGGCCGTGCGGGCCCAGTTCCCGGCCGACGCCGGACTGCTTGTAGCCGCCGAAGGGCGCCAGCAGGTTGAAGCGGCCGCCGTTGATGTCGACCTGCCCGGTGTCCAGGCGGCGGGCGAAGGCCACTGCGGTCTGCTCGTCGGCGGCCCAGACGGCGCCGGCGAGCCCGTAGACGGTGCCGTTGGCGATCCGTACGGCCTCGTCCTCGTCCTCGTACTTCAGGACCGACAGGACCGGGCCGAAGATCTCCTCCTGGGCGATGGTCATGTCGGGGGTGACGTCGGCGAAGACGGTCGGGCGGACGTAGTAGCCGGTGCCGAGGCCCTCGGGGGCGTCGTCGCCGCCGGTCACCAGGCGCGCGCCCTCCTTGACGCCCTGGGCGATGAAGCCGCGGACGCGGTCGCGCTGCCTGGCGTTGACGACCGGGCCCAGCCGGGTCTCCTGCGCCGTGGGGTCGCCGGGGGCGCAGGCGGCGAACCCCTGCGCGGCGAGGGCGACCGCCTCGTCGTACTGGTCGGCGTGGACGAGCATCCGGGTCAGCGCGTTGCAGGACTGGCCGGAGTTGCGGATGACGTCGGCGACATTGACGCCGACGGCCTTGGCCAGGTCGGCGCCGGGCAGGATGACGTTGGCGGACTTGCCGCCCAGTTCGAGGGCCACCCGCTTGACGGCGCCGCCCGCGACCGCGCCGATCTTCCGGCCGACGGCCGTGGAGCCGGTGAAGGAGACCAGGTCGACGCCCTCGTGCTCGGCGAGCGCCTGGCCGGCGACGGTGCCGAGCCCGGTGACGAGGTTGAAGACGCCGGCCGGGATGCCCGCCGCGTCCACGCACTCGGCGAACAGCCGGGCGGTGAGCGGGGTGTCCTCGGCGGGCTTGAGTACGACGGTGCAGCCGGCGGCGAGCGCCGGGGCGACCTTGTTGGTGATCTGGTGGAGGGGGTAGTTCCAGGGGGTGATCGCGCCGACCACGCCGACCGGCTCGTGCAGCACGGTGGAGTTGCCGAGCTTCTCCTCGAAGGCGTACGAGGCGGCCAGTTCGGCGTACGAACCGGTCACCGCGATCGGCAGGGCGGTCTGGACCCGGGTGCTGAAGGCCGCCGGGCAGCCCAGTTCGGCGGTGATGGTGGCGGCGATCTCGTCGGCGCGGGCGGCGAGGCGGTCGCGCAGCGCGGTCAGCCGGGCGGCGCGCTCGGCGGGGGCGGTGGCGCGCCAGGCGGGCAGTGCGGCGCGGGCGGCGCGCACGGCGGCGTCGATGTCCTCGGCGGTGCCGGCCGGTACGGTCGCGATCACCCGTTCGTCGGCGGGGTTGCGCACCTCGATGGTGGCGGCGGTGGCGGCGGGCCGCCAGGCTCCGTCGATGTACATCCCGTCGTGTGCCGTCATCTCGCCGTCCAGCATCTCGCCGTCCTCCCGAGCGGTCCAGGTACGCGGCGGTCCGCCGCGGTCCTCAAACTAGCGGCGCTAGTTTGAGGGGCGCCACCCCCGGCGGGAGTGGCGCTCGTCATCCGGACATCATGACGGTTCGGGCCGGGCGGTCCGCAGCGGGCCGCGGGGGCCGCCCTCACACCGCCGGGATCTTCGCGCGGAACTTCTTGGTCAGATCGGCGCCGCGGACCACCCCGCCCTGGTGGTACTTCAGCCCCCAGGCATCGATCACCGACCCGTCGCCGAACATACAGGCCGAGGTCACCTTCGACGGGTCGCTCTCGCCCCGGGCGCCCCAACCGCCGCCGTCCGTGGGCCTGTTGCCGAACATCGCGGTGCCGTTGATGCCCTGGCAGTAGGCGATGGAGGGGTTGCCGGGACCAGTGGGGCCGGAGGGCTTGCGGACGTAGGCGAGTGCGGCCAGGGTCGGTTTGTCGGCGGCCAGGGTGTCCGCGGCGATCATGATCCGGCTGCCGTCCTTGGCGGCGAACACACACATCTCCCGCTCGCCGCCCAGCGGGGTGAGCTTCTCCCCGGTGCCGGTGTAGTACGGGACGCGGGTCTGGACCGCGCCGCCCTGCTGCGTACACCAGGCCGCGGCGGCCGACCGGCCGTGCGCGGCGGGCGGGGCGGCGTCGGGCGAGCCGTCGGCCGCGTGGGCGGTCACGGCCGTACCGGAGGCGAGGACGAGGGCAGTGACGGCAAGGGCATGGGAACGCTTCACGCTTCCTCCTGAGGGACCGTCGGACGGGCCGGCTGAACGCACATCCTTGGCACCGCCCGCCCCACCGTCAACGCGCCGTGGGCCGCGTCCCGGCACTACCGGACACATTGACGCGATCACGGCGCCCGACCGTCCGTGACATGCCCCGACGAGGGACGGGATCCGGCCAGTAATACGCGGGTAACAACCCCCGGCGGCCGAACGGTGACAGTGTCCGGCCTCATGAATCCCCCACTGCTGCGTATCCGTCTCCTCGGCGGCTTCCGGCTGGAACGCGACGGTGGCGCGCCACTCGCGGAGCGCTGGCCGCGCCCCGGCGCGCGGACCGTGGTCAAGCTGCTCGCCCTCGCACCCGGCCGTCAGCTGCACCGCGAGCAGATCATGGCCGTGTGCTGGCCGCACGCCGAACTCCCGGCCGCGCTGCGCAGTCTGCGGGTCGCCCTGCACACGGCCCGGCATGCGCTGGAGCCGGAGCTGCCGGCGCGCGGCGCCTCGTCGTATCTGCTCGGCGACGGCGCACTGCTGCGGCTGGCGCCGGAGGCGGTGTGGATCGACACCGAGCACGCCGTGGCGCTGGCCCGACGGGCGCTGGCCGAAGGCGGCGGTCCCGGGCTGACGGCCGCGCTGGCGGCGCTGGCGGGCGAGTTACTGCCGGAGGACCCGTACGCGCGCTGGGCCGAACCGCTCCGGGAGCGGCTGGAGCGGCTGCGCGGCGAGGTGCGCGAGGCGCTCGCCCGGGCGGCGCCCGCGCCCGGCCAGGACGCGCCCCGGCCGGAGGCGGATGCGGCCGCGGTACGGCTGGACTGGGCACGGGACCTGGACCGTGCGGGACGGTATGCCCAGGCCGTCGGGGTGCTGCGGGAGGCGCTGGCCGCGTACCGGCGCCAGGGGCTGGGCGACGCCGCCGCGCTGGCCGCCGCCCGACTGGCGGAGGCGCTCTCGCGCAGCCCCGGTGCGGACGCCGAGGAGGCGCTCGCCGTGCTGCGCGCCCATCCGCCGGGGTCCGCGGCGCCCGACGAGGTGCGGGCGGCGCACCATATGGCGCGCTCCGCGGTGCTCTCGTACACGGGCCGGTACGAGGAGGGGCTGGTTGCCGCGCGGGCCGCGCAGCGGGCGGCCGAGGCGGCCCGGGGGCCCGGCCTGCCTGTGCTGCTGGCCCGCTCGCTGGCCCAGCAGACGGTGTGTCTGGGGCTGTCGGGCCGTACCGCCGCCGCGGCCGGGCCCGCCGAGCGCGCGCTGGCTCCGGCCGAGGAGTCGGAGGACCCGGCGGTGGTGGCGACCGTCCTGTCCGTGCTGCGCGAGACGGCCCGCCGCGCGGGCCGGTACCGGCAGGCGCTCGGGTACGGGCGGCGCGCCCTGGCCCTGGCCGAACAGGCCGGGCGGCCCACCGCCACCGCCTTCGAGCGCGCCAATCTGGCCGAACTGCATCTGCTGCTGGGCGAAGCGGCGGAGGCCGAACGGCTGGCCCGGTCCGCGGTCGAACTGGCCGCCCCCTTCGGCGGCACCGCCCTGGCCTTCGCCCTGGTCGCCCTGGCCCGGGTCCGTACCGTCCCCGCCCCGGACGACGCCGCCCGCCTCCTGGACCGCGCCGAGCGCTGCGCGGAGACGGGCGGCCATCTCCAGGCGCTGGACGAGGTCCGCGCGGCTAGGGCGGCGCTGGCCGGGGCCGGTGGGGCGACCGGGGTCTGACCTAGTCCAGATACCGCGCCAGATAGGCCCGCAGCAGCTCCTTGCACTCGGTCACGATCGCCGTATCGCCGCCGGGATCCGTCCGGAAGGCGAGCTGGAGCAGCGCGTCTGCGGTCTCGACGCCGACGAGGAAGGCGGTGCGCAGCCGCTCGTCGGCGGCGTCCAGTCCGAGCGGGGCGGCGAGCAGGGCCAGCAGCCGGTCGGCGACGTCGTGGTTGGCGCGGCGGTCCGCGGGCGGGGCGGGGACGGTGAACTCCACCAGGGCGAAGCCGGGCACCGTGCGCTTCATGGCGAGATATTCGTCGATCACCACATCCATGGCGGCCCGCCAGCCCACCACCGCGTCCGGGGCCGCGAGGCGGGCGGTGATCAGGTCCGCGTAGGCGTCGAGATTGCGCCGGGCGAGCGCCTCGGCCATGGCGCGCTTGTTGGGGAAGAAGCGGTAGACCGAGCCGATGGGGACGCCGGCGCGGCCGGCCACGGCGCGGGTGCTGAGCTCCTCGTAGCCGGTCTCGTCGAGGAGTTCGGCGCAGGCGTCGAGGATACGGGCCAGGCGCCGGGCGCTGCGCTGCTGGACGGGGACGCGTCGGAACGGGGTCGGCAACTGCTCACCTCCAGAGCGAATAAGTGAGCGTAACCACGTGTGAGTGAGTGTCGTTGTCAGAGTGTGAATTTGACGGAATGGGCGAGGACACAGGGCGTGCATCCGCAGACCGCGTATCGCTGGTTCCGTGAGGGGACGTTGCCGGTACCGGCTCAGCGGGTCGGGCAGCGCACGATCTTGGTGAACATTGAGACCAGAACCGCTCCGGAAGTGGTGGACGGCCTGGGTCTGTACGCCCGCGTCTCCTCGCACGATCAGAAGTCTGATCTGGAACGCCAGGTCGCTCGGCTGTCGGAGTGGGCTGCGAAGGCCGGTCACCGAGTCGTTCGTGTTGAGGCGGAGATCGCTGCCGGCACGAACGGCTGCTGTTCCAAGGCCCGGCGTCTGCTGGCCGACCCGGCGGTGACCTGCGTGGTGGTGGAGCGCAAAGACCGGCTCGGTCGGATGAACGTCGATCTTGTCGAGGCTGCCTTGTCCGCGACAGGCCGTCGCGTGCTGGTGCTGGACGACGGCGAGGTCGAGGACGACCTGGTAAGCGACATGGTCGAGGTGCTGACCTCGTTCTGCGCCCGCCTGTACGGGCGCCGCTCGGCGAAGATGCGGGCGAAGGCCGCACTGGAGGCAGCCGAACGTGGCCGACCTGCGCCCGATTGATCCGTCGTTTGTTGCTCTCGGGCCGTCCGGTGTCGCGATCCGTACCCGGCTCAAGGCGATCACGGCCGCGGACGAGAAGGTGCTCAGGCTGGTAGGTGACCACTTGGGGACGCTGGCCGGGCGTGACCTCAAGGCCCGCTGTGCAGCCGGTCTGGAGCACGACAGCGACCAGTGGGCGGAGCGGAAGCGCACCCTGACGCAAGAGGCGTCGTCCCGCTGGGCCGGGAGCATCACGAAGGCCACCCACGACCAGTGGGCACTGGCTCGCCGCGCCCAACTCGCGCACATCCACAATCTCGAAGCTGGTGTCCGTACCATTGCGCACCGCCTGTCCCTCCCGGTCGGGGAGAAAGGCTCCAAACGGGCGCCGGGCGGATACCGCACCAAGCAGGAGCGGTTCGCCAAGTCCCGCCGCCTGCACCTGCTTCAGGACAGGCTGATCGCTGAGCAGGCGGACCGTGAGGCCGGGCGCGTCCGGGTAACACGCGGCGGTAAACGTCTGCTCGGCAGCCGGCACCATCTCAAGGCCGCGAACCTGACCGAGGCCGAATGGTGTGAGCGCTGGGAGGCCAAGCGCCGGTTTCTTCAGGCGGACGGCGAGTCCGGCAAGCGGTATGGGAACGAGACGATCCGCGTCACCCCTGCCGGGGAGGTCAGCATCAAGCTGCCCTCCCCGCTGGCCCACCTGGCCAACGCCTCACGTGGCCGCTACGTCCTTACTGGCACCGTGGTATTCCACCATCGGGGCGACGAATGGGCCGACCGCGTCACCGGCAACCGGGCCCTCGCCTACCGCATCCACGAAGACGTGCAGCGCGGGCGCTGGTACCTGACCGCCTCCTGGTCCATCCCACCGGTCAAGACCGTGCCGCCGCAGGCGGCCCGCACGAGCGGGCTGATCGGCGTGGACACCAACGCCGACCACCTGGCCGCCTGGCGGCTCGACCCACACGGCAACCCGTGTGGTGAGCCCCGAAGATTCTTCTTCGACTTGTCCGGCACCGCCGATCACCGCGACGCGCAGGTCCGGCACGCCCTCATCCGGCTGCTGCACTGGGCAGCCCAGCACCAGCTCGCCATCGGCATCGAGGACCTGGACTTCAGCGCGGAGAAAACCAGGGAGAAGCACGGCCGCCGCAAGCGGTTCCGCAAGCTGATCTCCGGCATGCCCGTGAGCAAGCTGCGCGCCCGGCTCGTCAGCATGGCCACCGAACTCGGCTTAACGATCGTCGCTGTCGACCCGGCCTATACCTCGAAGTGGGGCGCCCAGCACTGGCAGAAACCCCTCACCAGCAACAACCGCAAAACCACCCGCCACGACGCGGCCGCCGTGGCGATCGGCAGGCGCGCCCTGGGGCACCCGATCCGGCGACGGATGGCACCGCCCCCGCACGACCAGAGCGATCGTGCGGGGCATCGGACCGTCCAGGCCCGACCGGACGTCTTGGTGCGCGAGGAACCCCGCCCCTCCGTCCCCGGACAACGGACGCGATCCGTCTGCCCGGACGTGAGAGCGAAAGCGGGGGACCAGTGTGCCCAACACCGTTCGGGGCACGCGGCTGAGCATGGGTCCTGGCAACAGGACTCACTCCCGCTCAGTCTCTAGGAACGGTCGGCTGCTGCACGCGGACATCCTGCCCGGCGGGGCGGCGGGCGTGCACAGGAGTGCACGAGAGTGCGCCGACACCGGGATCCGGCCACCGCGGCCGGGATCTCCCATTGACGGGCGAGCCCCCGGACGGCAATCCTAAGGTCTTGCATAGGATTCGGCCGGGCACGGGATCCGGCCGGACGGTGTCCGAGGGTGCACAGGTCGTCGCGCGGCCGGTGCACGGGTCTTCGAGCGGCGGGAGCACACGATGACGGGTACGGGCGACGAGCAGGCCGGGAAGGGCGCCGAGGGACCGGCGTACCTCTGCGGCTTCGGCAACGAGCACAGCTCGGAGGCCGTCCCCGGCGCCCTGCCGGTGGGCCGCAACTCCCCGCAGCGCGCCCCGCTGGGCCTGTACGCCGAGCAGCTGAGCGGCTCGGCGTTCACCGAACCGCGCGCCCACAACCGCCGCTCCTGGCTCTACCGCATCCGCCCCTCGGCCGCGCATCCGCCGTTCGTCCGCGCCGAGCAGGGCGCGCTGCGCTCGGCACCGTTCACCGACTGCGTCCCCGACCCCAACCGGCTGCGCTGGAACCCGCTGCCCGAGCCCGACGGCCCCACCGACTTCCTCTCCGGCCTGTGGACGCTGGGCGGCAACGGCGACGCCACCCAGCGCACCGGCATGGCCGTCCACCTCTACCGCGCCAACGCCTCCATGACCGACCGGGTGTTCAGCGACGCGGACGGCGAGCTGCTGATCGTGCCCGAGCGCGGCGGGCTGCTGCTGCGGACCGAATTCGGCCTGCTGCGCGCCGAACCGGGCCAGGTGGCGCTGATCCCGCGCGGGGTGCGCTTCCGCGTCGAGCTGCTGGACGCCGGCCCCGACGGTCGGGGCCCGACGGCCCGCGGCTATGTCTGCGAGAACTACGGCCGGCCCTTCCAGCTCCCCGACCTCGGCCCGATCGGCGCCAACGGGCTGGCGAACCCGCGGGACTTCCTCGCCCCGGTCGCGGCCTACGAGGACGTCGAGGGCCCCGTCGAGGTGGTCAACAAGTTCTGCGGCACCCTGTGGAAGGCCACCTACGACCACTCCCCGCTGGACGTCGTCGCCTGGCACGGCAACCACGTCCCGTACGTCTACGACCTGCGCCGCTTCAACGTCATCGGGACCATCAGCTACGACCACCCCGACCCGTCGATCTTCACCGTCCTGACCGCCCCCTCCGACACCCCGGGCCTGGCCGGCGTGGACTTCGTGGTGTTCGCACCGCGCTGGCTGGTGGGCGAGGACACGTTCCGGCCGCCCTATTTCCACCGCAATGTGATGACCGAGTACATGGGCCTGATCGAGGGCGCCTACGACGCGAAGGCCGAAGGCTTCGTCCCCGGCGGCGGCTCGCTGCACAACATGATGTCGGCGCACGGCCCGGACCGGGAGACCTTCGACCGGGCCAGCGCCGCCGAACTGCGGCCGCAGAAGGTCGACGACGGCCTGGCCTTCATGTTCGAGACCCGCTGGCCGCTGACGCTCACCGCCCAGGCCCGCGACGCCGACCATCTCCAGCGCGCCTACGACGACGTATGGCAGGGTCTCCAGCGCCACTTCCGCCCGTGAGACGGGGAACGCCCTGACACCGGAGACCGCTCTGTGACCACCTTCGCCCCCGACTCGCTCGCCCTGAACCGCAAGCTGCCGCTGTGGTACCAGGTCTCGCAGTCGCTGCGCGCCTCCATACTGGGCCGCGCGCCCGACGCACCGCTGCGACTGCCCACCGAGGATGCCCTCGCCGCGCACTACGGCGTGAGCGTGCTGACCATGCGCCAGGCCCTGAAGGAGCTGGAGACGGAGGGGCTGATCAGCCGGCACCGGCGGCGCGGGACGTTCATCGAGCCGGGGGCGCAGCGCGGTGCGCCGGTGCGGCTGCTGGGTTCGGTCGATGCGATCGTGGCCCAGCAGTCCGGGATGCGCACCGAGCTGCTGGAGCACGGGCCGGTGCCCGTACCGTCCGGCCTGGCCGAGCACTTCCCGGGGCTGGCGGAGGTCGCCGGGTTCCGGCGGCTGCGCAGCGACGAGGAGACGGGCGAGCCGACCAACCACGCGCGCAACTACGTCCGGCCCGATGTGGCCGACCGGATCGATCCGGCGGACCTGGAGCGCTGGCCGATGACCAAGGTGCTGCGGGACGCGGTGGGCGTGCGGATCGGGCGGATCACCGACACCGTCGAGGCGCGGCTGGCGGATCCGGAGACCGCGGCGCTGCTCCAGGTGCCGCTGCTCAGCCCGATCCTCCACTACACGGGCCTGACCTGCGACGAGGACGGCCGGGTGGTCGATATCGCGGTGATCCACTACCGCGGCGACCGGTTCTCGTTCACCGTCACGCTGGATGCGCACTGACGGCGGGCCCCGGTCGCTCAGATGCGCTCCAGGCTCCGTCCCGTGGTGCGCGGCCCCAGCAGCGCCACATCCAGGCACAGCAGCACCATCAGCACCGCCGACCCGGTGAACACCACGGCCGGGCCCAGCCGGTCCAGCAGCGTCAGCGCCACGAACGGCAGCACCACGGACGTCAGCCGGGACAGTGAGTAGGCGATGCCGATGGCGCTGCTGCGCAGGCCGGTGGGGAAGATTTCGGTCTGGTAGACGTGGAAGGCGTTGGAGAAGACGTTGCTGCACACCGTCAGCAGGAAGCCGAAGGTGACGATCGCCCAGGCGGCGTCGGCGAAGCCGAAGGCGAGACCGCAGACGGCGATGCCGAGCGCGGCGGCGATGATCAGCGTACGGCGCTCGATCCGGTCGACGATCGGGACGGACAACGCGGAGCCGATCGGATAGCCGCAGTAGCTCAGGGCCGCGTACAGCAGCGACTCGGTGACGGTGTGGCCCTTCGCCGTCAGCACCACCGGCGCCAGCGACCCGAAGCCGTAGTAGCCGACGGTCTGGAGCACCTGGAAGAGCCACCACATCACGGTGCGCCGCCGGAAGTCGCCGCGGAACATCTCGCCCAGCGGCACCCGGCGCTCGGGGACGGTCTCGGCCTCCGGTACGGACGGGAGCGTCCGGCCGGTCTCGTGGGCCACCCGTTCCTCGATCCCGCGCACGATCCGGGCGGCCTCCTCCTCGCGGCCATGGACCGTCAACCACCGTGGCGATTCGGGCAGTTGGCGCCGCATGAGCTGGATGAAGGCGGCGCCCAGCGCGCCCGCGACCAGCAGCCAGCGCCAGCCGTCGACGCCCAGCAGCTGGTGCCCGGCCACCAGCCGCGCGCCCAGCAGCGCGGCGACCGGCACCCCGGTGAAGCCGAAGGTGTACGCCAGGGCGATATAGCGGCCGCGCACCGCCCGGGGCAGGAACTCGGCGAGGTAGGTGTCGACGAGGACGAGTTCGGCGCCGAGGCCGAGCCCGCTCAGGAACCGCAGCACGAGCAGCGCCCGCAGGTCGGGGGCGAGCGCACAGGCCAGCGAACAGGCCGCATAGCCGCCCAGATTGACCAGGAACATCCGGCGCCGCCCGAACCGGTCGGCCAGTACCGACAGGACGTTGGCGCCGACGAACATGCCCAGGAACCCGGCGGCGATCACCGCGGACTTGGCGACGTCCCCCAGGTGCCACTGTGCGGCGAGGACCGCGGCCAGCACCCCGCCCAGGAAGATCTCGTAGAGGTCGAAGAAGGCGCCGATCCCGACGGTGAGGGTGAGCCGGCGGTGCCAGCGGGACGGCGGCAGCCGGTCCAGCCGCGCCGCGGCCCGGACTCCCGCCACGGCGGTGTCGGTCATACCGTCCTCCCCTGCATACGGTCTCCCCTGCGTACGGCCCTCGCGCGACCCGGTCGGGCGTAGGGCCTGTCCGATGGCGGGACCGTACCGTCCAAGATCAGTTGGCGGAAGGGCGCACCGGGCGCGGGACGGGCACGCCGTCGGGGCGCTCGCGCCCGTCGCTACCATGCCGGGGTCAGCCGAACGGTCCGGGAGGGGCTCCGCGTGACGGCGAAGCAGGACGCGCCAGGGAAGGACGCACCGCGGGCGGCCGCGCCCCGGCCCGCCGCGCCACGGCTGGCCGATCTGATGCCGTGGTCGGTGCCGCCGCTCCGGCTGGGCCGCTCCTGGGTACGGGGGCCGGATCCGGCCGTGCTGCGCGCCCGGTGGAACGCGCTGGTGACCGCCGAGGACGCGGCCGCCCGCGAGCGGCTGTTCCGCCCGTCGCGGTCGCGGACCCTGCATTCGGCCGTGGCCCAGCTGCCGGGCCAGGCCACGCCCACCGGCCGGCTGGCCCGCGCGAGCGGCCCCTGCCCCGAGCCCGTACGGATCCTGCACGGCCCCTTCGACCGGCAGTGGCTGCTGCCCGACCACCGGCTGATCGACGGGGCGCGGCCGGAGCTGTGGCGGGTGGCGGACGCCCGGCAGCTGTTCGCGGTGGAGCTGGGGCCGGTGCCGCAGACGCCGGGGCCCGCCGTGGTGTGCTCCGCCCTCCTGCCGGACGGGCGCTCCCCGGCGGGCCGTCCGGGCCGGATCCACCCCCTGCACCGCCGCCCCGGCGGCGCCGAACCCAATGTCGCGCCCGGCCTGCTCGGCCTCCTCGCCCGCCGCCTGGACCGCCCGGTGGGCCCCACGGGCCTGCTGGCCTGGATCGCCGCGAGCGCCCGCCACTCCCCCGACGGCACCGAAGTCCCCCTCACCGCGGATGCGGACGTCTGGGACACCGGCGTCGCGCTCGGCGAGCGCCTGCTGTGGCTGCACACCTACGGGGCCCATCCGCACGGGGCGGGCGCCGGCGAACGGCCCCGGATGCCGGGCGGCCGCCGCCCCTACGTCCGCTCCGCGCTGCCCACCCGCGGCCTGCCGGCTTCCCTCGCCTACGACGACGGCGAGGAGGCCCTGCTGCTCGGCGACGGCCGGATCTCGCCGGTGCCGCCGGGCGCCTGGGACTTCCACGCGGGCGGGGCACGGGTGCTGGAGTCCTGGTTCGAGGAACGGACGGCCGCCGCGGACCCCGCGCAGGGCGCGCTGGCGGCGCTGCGCACCCCCGCCTGGCCGCAGGAGTGGACCTCGGAGCTGCTGGAACTGATCACCGTGCTGGCGCTGCTGGCCGAACTGACCCCGCAGCTCGCCGGGTTGGCGGCCCGTACGGCGGACGGCCCGCAGCTGACCGCGGAGGACCTGCGCGAGGCGGGCGTGCTTCCCGTCCCGGCCGCCGCGCGCCGCCCGGCCTCCG is a genomic window of Streptomyces gilvosporeus containing:
- a CDS encoding TetR/AcrR family transcriptional regulator → MPTPFRRVPVQQRSARRLARILDACAELLDETGYEELSTRAVAGRAGVPIGSVYRFFPNKRAMAEALARRNLDAYADLITARLAAPDAVVGWRAAMDVVIDEYLAMKRTVPGFALVEFTVPAPPADRRANHDVADRLLALLAAPLGLDAADERLRTAFLVGVETADALLQLAFRTDPGGDTAIVTECKELLRAYLARYLD
- a CDS encoding AfsR/SARP family transcriptional regulator, whose translation is MNPPLLRIRLLGGFRLERDGGAPLAERWPRPGARTVVKLLALAPGRQLHREQIMAVCWPHAELPAALRSLRVALHTARHALEPELPARGASSYLLGDGALLRLAPEAVWIDTEHAVALARRALAEGGGPGLTAALAALAGELLPEDPYARWAEPLRERLERLRGEVREALARAAPAPGQDAPRPEADAAAVRLDWARDLDRAGRYAQAVGVLREALAAYRRQGLGDAAALAAARLAEALSRSPGADAEEALAVLRAHPPGSAAPDEVRAAHHMARSAVLSYTGRYEEGLVAARAAQRAAEAARGPGLPVLLARSLAQQTVCLGLSGRTAAAAGPAERALAPAEESEDPAVVATVLSVLRETARRAGRYRQALGYGRRALALAEQAGRPTATAFERANLAELHLLLGEAAEAERLARSAVELAAPFGGTALAFALVALARVRTVPAPDDAARLLDRAERCAETGGHLQALDEVRAARAALAGAGGATGV
- a CDS encoding aldehyde dehydrogenase family protein, producing MTAHDGMYIDGAWRPAATAATIEVRNPADERVIATVPAGTAEDIDAAVRAARAALPAWRATAPAERAARLTALRDRLAARADEIAATITAELGCPAAFSTRVQTALPIAVTGSYAELAASYAFEEKLGNSTVLHEPVGVVGAITPWNYPLHQITNKVAPALAAGCTVVLKPAEDTPLTARLFAECVDAAGIPAGVFNLVTGLGTVAGQALAEHEGVDLVSFTGSTAVGRKIGAVAGGAVKRVALELGGKSANVILPGADLAKAVGVNVADVIRNSGQSCNALTRMLVHADQYDEAVALAAQGFAACAPGDPTAQETRLGPVVNARQRDRVRGFIAQGVKEGARLVTGGDDAPEGLGTGYYVRPTVFADVTPDMTIAQEEIFGPVLSVLKYEDEDEAVRIANGTVYGLAGAVWAADEQTAVAFARRLDTGQVDINGGRFNLLAPFGGYKQSGVGRELGPHGLTEYLQTKSLQF
- a CDS encoding IS607 family transposase, giving the protein MNLTEWARTQGVHPQTAYRWFREGTLPVPAQRVGQRTILVNIETRTAPEVVDGLGLYARVSSHDQKSDLERQVARLSEWAAKAGHRVVRVEAEIAAGTNGCCSKARRLLADPAVTCVVVERKDRLGRMNVDLVEAALSATGRRVLVLDDGEVEDDLVSDMVEVLTSFCARLYGRRSAKMRAKAALEAAERGRPAPD
- the hmgA gene encoding homogentisate 1,2-dioxygenase translates to MTGTGDEQAGKGAEGPAYLCGFGNEHSSEAVPGALPVGRNSPQRAPLGLYAEQLSGSAFTEPRAHNRRSWLYRIRPSAAHPPFVRAEQGALRSAPFTDCVPDPNRLRWNPLPEPDGPTDFLSGLWTLGGNGDATQRTGMAVHLYRANASMTDRVFSDADGELLIVPERGGLLLRTEFGLLRAEPGQVALIPRGVRFRVELLDAGPDGRGPTARGYVCENYGRPFQLPDLGPIGANGLANPRDFLAPVAAYEDVEGPVEVVNKFCGTLWKATYDHSPLDVVAWHGNHVPYVYDLRRFNVIGTISYDHPDPSIFTVLTAPSDTPGLAGVDFVVFAPRWLVGEDTFRPPYFHRNVMTEYMGLIEGAYDAKAEGFVPGGGSLHNMMSAHGPDRETFDRASAAELRPQKVDDGLAFMFETRWPLTLTAQARDADHLQRAYDDVWQGLQRHFRP
- a CDS encoding Zn-dependent alcohol dehydrogenase, with translation MAVRAAVLPAVNAPLRVAEIDLPEPGPGQVRIRLAAAGVCHSDLSLSNGTLRQPAPAVLGHEGAGTVTAVGPDVTTVAPGDRVILNWAPSCGSCHFCGLSEPWLCAHAARGAESPYATLAADGSALYPGLGTAAFAEETVVPAAAALPLPDGVPLADAALLGCAVLTGWGAVHHSARVRAGESVVVLGVGGVGLATLQAARIAGAGPIVAVDVSPGKEELARAAGATEFVVAGDDTAKRVRALTGGMGADVAIECVGRADTIRTAWSATRRGGRTTVVGIGGQEQQVTFTALELFYFGRTLSGCVYGNSDPAADLPAIAAHVRSGALDLSAMVTERIGLDDIPSAFEAMVAGKGGRALVVF
- a CDS encoding IS200/IS605 family element transposase accessory protein TnpB encodes the protein MADLRPIDPSFVALGPSGVAIRTRLKAITAADEKVLRLVGDHLGTLAGRDLKARCAAGLEHDSDQWAERKRTLTQEASSRWAGSITKATHDQWALARRAQLAHIHNLEAGVRTIAHRLSLPVGEKGSKRAPGGYRTKQERFAKSRRLHLLQDRLIAEQADREAGRVRVTRGGKRLLGSRHHLKAANLTEAEWCERWEAKRRFLQADGESGKRYGNETIRVTPAGEVSIKLPSPLAHLANASRGRYVLTGTVVFHHRGDEWADRVTGNRALAYRIHEDVQRGRWYLTASWSIPPVKTVPPQAARTSGLIGVDTNADHLAAWRLDPHGNPCGEPRRFFFDLSGTADHRDAQVRHALIRLLHWAAQHQLAIGIEDLDFSAEKTREKHGRRKRFRKLISGMPVSKLRARLVSMATELGLTIVAVDPAYTSKWGAQHWQKPLTSNNRKTTRHDAAAVAIGRRALGHPIRRRMAPPPHDQSDRAGHRTVQARPDVLVREEPRPSVPGQRTRSVCPDVRAKAGDQCAQHRSGHAAEHGSWQQDSLPLSL